Part of the Aurantiacibacter aquimixticola genome, CGCGTCGCGAAAAGCTACGGCGTTTTCGGTCAGGACTGGTCGGCCGTCCACGCGTTCACTCGCCGCACCACGTCTTCCTGAAGGTTCCGCCAGAAAAGCGGGATGTCGTAGACGTGGTAATTGTTGCCGGGCAGGACATATTGGCCCAGTTCCGGCGGATCGCCGATCAGGAGGATTCCGCTGTCCGAACAACGTGCGGGCACGGCATTCGGGACGAGCTCGCCCGTGCTGAGATCGGCTTCGGGAACCAATGTCCCAAGATTCTCCTCCATGCCGGCGTCTCCATTCAGCGTGCCGTTCAGCGGATTGACGCACAGGATCGGGCTTTCGCCGCGCGGCTGTCCGTCATTGCCGGGGATGGACGAGTAACGGCGCAGGAGCTGGCCGGGTTCGGCGGGCTCTGCAAAGCTGACGTAACTCATGATGCAGCTTGCCTGGTCCGCCGCTGCACAAGCGGGCAGGCCGAGGCTTGGCAGGTCATGCTCCACGCTGATCGGCCAGCCGATGGGATAGGCCATGGCGATGCGCGCTTGCAGTGGCTTTGCGTTCACGCGCTCCTGAAGCAGGCGGGTGACATGATAACCGCCCTGGCTGTGCCCAGCGATGACGATGGGCATGTCTTCGGGGATGGAGTCCAGGAAGAAATCGAAGGCCATTTCGATGTCGCGATAGGCCGCATCGATAGCCTGCGAGGCTTCGGGAGCGTCGGTGATGAAGGAGCCGAACGTTGCCTGGCGGTAACGCGGAACCCAGATCTCGCTCGCCCGGTTAAACGCGCTGGCCAGTCCGCGAAC contains:
- a CDS encoding DUF3089 domain-containing protein — its product is MRKFLYIITILVVIVIGALFALRVYGDELTEITFVPDAEFVEQDPLASNAYQDPDMWFSRPGKGAQNDPARWQPDFAEEAGAQGEGVPPANQTAVTDGGEEDARFAVFFVHPTSFYDRNSWNATLDDAESQNRARLMVRGLASAFNRASEIWVPRYRQATFGSFITDAPEASQAIDAAYRDIEMAFDFFLDSIPEDMPIVIAGHSQGGYHVTRLLQERVNAKPLQARIAMAYPIGWPISVEHDLPSLGLPACAAADQASCIMSYVSFAEPAEPGQLLRRYSSIPGNDGQPRGESPILCVNPLNGTLNGDAGMEENLGTLVPEADLSTGELVPNAVPARCSDSGILLIGDPPELGQYVLPGNNYHVYDIPLFWRNLQEDVVRRVNAWTADQS